In Geminocystis sp. NIES-3709, a single genomic region encodes these proteins:
- the psaA gene encoding photosystem I core protein PsaA, translating into MTVSPQKEAKAKVIVDKDPVPTSFEKWGKPGHFDRTLARGPKTTTWIWNLHADAHDFDSQTSDLEDISRKIFSAHFGHLAVVFVWLSGMYFHGAKFSNYSAWLADPLNVKPSAQVVWSVVGQDILNGDVGGGFHGIQITSGLFQLWRASGITNEFQLYCTAIGGLVMAGLMLFAGWFHYHKAAPKLEWFQNAESMLNHHLAGLLGLGSLGWAGHQIHVSLPINKLLDAGVAPQDIPLPHEFILDPSKMAELYPSFAQGLTPFFTLNWGVYSDFLTFKGGLNPVTGGLWLSDTAHHHLAIAVLFIIAGHMYRTNWGIGHSIKEILEGHKGPFTGEGHKGLYEILTTSWHAQLAINLALLGSLTIIVAQHMYAMPPYPYLATDYGTQLSIFTHHMWIGAFLIVGAGAHASIFMVRDYDPAKNVNNLLDRVLRHRDAIISHLNWVCIWLGFHSFGLYIHNDTMRALGRPQDMFSDSAIQLQPIFAQWIQGLHTAAAGATAPFAGATASYAFGGDVVAVGGKVAMMPITLGTADFMVHHIHAFTIHVTVLILLKGVLYARSSRLVPDKAELGFRFPCDGPGRGGTCQVSGWDHVFLGLFWMYNSISVVIFHFSWKMQSDVWGTVLPDGTVSHITGGNFAQSAITINGWLRDFLWAQAANVINSYGSALSAYGIMFLAGHFIFAFSLMFLFSGRGYWQELIESIVWAHNKLKLAPAIQPRALSIVQGRAVGVAHYLLGGIVTTWAFFLCRILSVG; encoded by the coding sequence ATGACAGTAAGCCCTCAAAAAGAGGCGAAAGCTAAAGTTATTGTAGATAAAGATCCCGTTCCCACCTCCTTTGAAAAATGGGGTAAGCCAGGACACTTTGATCGCACTTTAGCTAGAGGTCCCAAAACCACCACTTGGATTTGGAATCTTCACGCCGATGCACATGATTTCGATAGTCAAACCAGTGATTTAGAAGATATTTCTCGGAAAATCTTCAGCGCTCACTTTGGTCATTTAGCAGTAGTATTCGTTTGGTTGAGTGGAATGTACTTCCACGGAGCTAAATTTTCTAACTACTCTGCATGGTTAGCCGATCCTTTAAACGTTAAACCAAGCGCTCAAGTTGTTTGGTCTGTTGTCGGTCAAGACATCCTCAACGGTGACGTTGGCGGTGGCTTCCACGGTATTCAAATTACCTCTGGCTTATTCCAATTATGGAGAGCCTCTGGAATCACCAACGAGTTTCAGCTTTACTGTACTGCCATCGGTGGTTTAGTAATGGCTGGTTTAATGCTCTTTGCTGGTTGGTTTCATTACCACAAAGCCGCTCCCAAGTTGGAATGGTTCCAAAATGCGGAATCCATGCTCAATCACCACTTAGCTGGTTTATTGGGATTAGGTTCATTAGGATGGGCAGGTCACCAAATTCATGTATCTTTACCTATTAATAAGTTATTAGATGCGGGTGTTGCTCCACAGGATATTCCCTTACCTCATGAATTTATCCTAGATCCAAGCAAGATGGCTGAGTTATATCCCAGCTTTGCTCAAGGTTTAACACCATTCTTTACCTTAAATTGGGGAGTTTATTCTGACTTCTTAACTTTTAAAGGTGGTTTAAATCCTGTTACTGGTGGCTTATGGTTGTCGGATACTGCTCATCATCACTTAGCGATCGCAGTATTATTTATCATTGCAGGTCATATGTACCGCACCAACTGGGGTATAGGTCATAGCATTAAAGAAATCTTAGAAGGACATAAAGGCCCCTTTACTGGAGAAGGTCATAAAGGACTCTATGAAATCTTAACCACATCTTGGCACGCACAATTAGCCATTAACCTCGCTTTATTAGGTTCTTTGACTATTATTGTTGCGCAGCATATGTACGCAATGCCTCCTTATCCTTACTTAGCTACGGATTATGGTACTCAGTTATCTATCTTCACTCACCACATGTGGATCGGTGCATTCTTAATTGTCGGTGCTGGAGCTCATGCTTCTATCTTCATGGTTCGTGACTACGATCCTGCTAAGAACGTTAATAACCTCTTAGACAGAGTACTCCGTCACCGTGACGCAATTATTTCTCACCTCAACTGGGTCTGTATCTGGTTAGGCTTCCACAGCTTCGGGTTGTACATTCATAACGACACCATGAGAGCTTTAGGTCGTCCTCAAGATATGTTCTCTGACTCCGCAATCCAATTACAGCCTATCTTTGCTCAATGGATTCAAGGTCTTCATACTGCTGCGGCTGGTGCAACTGCTCCTTTTGCTGGTGCAACTGCTAGTTATGCCTTCGGTGGAGATGTTGTGGCAGTGGGTGGAAAAGTAGCAATGATGCCTATTACTCTAGGTACTGCGGATTTCATGGTTCACCATATTCACGCTTTCACTATTCACGTTACCGTATTAATCCTCCTCAAAGGTGTGCTTTATGCTCGTAGCTCCAGACTTGTCCCTGACAAAGCTGAGTTAGGATTCCGCTTCCCTTGTGATGGACCCGGTCGTGGTGGTACTTGTCAAGTCTCTGGATGGGATCATGTCTTCTTAGGTTTATTCTGGATGTACAACTCCATCTCTGTTGTTATCTTCCACTTTAGTTGGAAAATGCAATCTGATGTTTGGGGAACTGTCTTACCTGATGGTACTGTTTCTCATATCACCGGTGGTAATTTTGCCCAAAGTGCTATTACTATCAACGGCTGGTTAAGAGATTTCTTATGGGCCCAGGCTGCTAACGTAATTAACTCTTATGGTTCAGCTTTATCTGCTTATGGCATCATGTTTTTAGCAGGTCACTTTATCTTTGCTTTTAGCTTAATGTTCTTATTTAGCGGACGTGGCTACTGGCAAGAATTAATCGAGTCGATCGTTTGGGCTCATAATAAACTCAAATTAGCCCCCGCAATCCAACCCCGTGCTTTGAGTATTGTTCAAGGTCGTGCGGTAGGTGTCGCTCACTATCTATTAGGTGGTATTGTGACTACATGGGCATTTTTCCTCTGCCGTATCCTATCGGTAGGTTAA
- the rpsD gene encoding 30S ribosomal protein S4: MARYTGPRLRVVRRLGDLPGLTRKNARRQYPPGQHGQNRRKRSEYAIRLEEKQKLRYNYGVSETQLVRYVKKARRVTGSTGQVLLQLLEMRLDNTVFRLGMAPTIPGSRQLVNHGHIMVNGKVVDIASYQCRPGDVISVRKRDRSVNIVKNNLLNPGLANLPSHLEFDKDNLTGKVNGVIEREWVALNINELLVIEYYSRKA; encoded by the coding sequence ATGGCTCGATATACAGGTCCTCGTTTGAGGGTAGTACGCCGTTTAGGAGATTTACCCGGTTTAACCCGTAAAAACGCCCGTCGTCAATATCCCCCCGGACAACATGGACAAAATCGCCGTAAACGCTCGGAATACGCCATTCGTCTCGAAGAAAAACAAAAACTTCGTTATAACTATGGTGTCAGTGAAACTCAATTAGTTCGTTATGTTAAAAAAGCTCGTAGAGTTACTGGATCTACTGGTCAAGTATTATTACAATTATTAGAAATGCGTCTCGATAATACCGTTTTTCGTCTTGGCATGGCACCTACCATTCCCGGATCTCGTCAATTGGTGAATCACGGTCATATTATGGTTAATGGTAAAGTAGTTGATATTGCTAGTTATCAGTGTCGCCCCGGTGATGTCATCAGCGTTAGAAAAAGAGATCGTTCTGTTAATATTGTCAAAAATAATCTACTTAACCCCGGTTTAGCTAACCTCCCCAGTCATTTAGAATTTGATAAAGATAACCTCACTGGTAAAGTTAATGGTGTTATTGAAAGAGAATGGGTAGCTCTAAACATCAATGAACTACTCGTTATTGAGTACTACTCTCGTAAAGCATAG